A single genomic interval of Paenibacillus sp. J23TS9 harbors:
- a CDS encoding response regulator transcription factor produces the protein MAANILLVEDDASIGEMVESYLTMEGFQVVHAKDGEEALERFGERNYDLVLLDMMLPKVSGMDFLKKIRENSHVPVLIVSAKDGEVDKALGLGFGADDYITKPFSMIELTARVKAAIRRATAYVSNQPAEQNKLMRVHELELDLDLLTVTKKGEEIKLTAKELEILKLFMTHPKKVFTKQHIFNSVWNDDYFGDENVINVHMSRLREKIEDSPSEPQYIKTLWGIGYRLGEF, from the coding sequence GTGGCAGCGAATATACTGCTTGTAGAGGATGACGCTTCAATTGGCGAGATGGTAGAGAGCTATTTGACGATGGAAGGCTTTCAAGTGGTTCATGCGAAGGACGGAGAAGAAGCGCTTGAGCGCTTTGGGGAGCGGAATTACGATCTGGTGCTGCTGGACATGATGCTTCCGAAGGTCAGCGGTATGGATTTCTTGAAAAAAATCAGGGAAAACAGCCATGTGCCGGTTCTCATCGTATCCGCAAAGGATGGGGAAGTGGACAAGGCGCTGGGACTGGGCTTCGGTGCTGATGATTATATAACGAAGCCGTTTTCCATGATTGAGCTGACGGCAAGGGTGAAGGCTGCCATTCGACGGGCTACGGCTTATGTCAGCAATCAGCCAGCGGAGCAGAACAAGCTCATGCGGGTGCATGAGCTGGAGCTGGACCTGGATCTTCTGACCGTGACCAAGAAAGGCGAGGAAATCAAGCTTACAGCCAAAGAGCTGGAAATCCTGAAGCTGTTCATGACCCATCCGAAAAAGGTTTTTACGAAGCAGCATATCTTTAACTCCGTCTGGAATGATGACTATTTTGGCGATGAAAATGTGATCAATGTACATATGAGCAGGCTTCGCGAAAAGATTGAAGACAGTCCATCGGAACCGCAATATATCAAAACACTGTGGGGCATAGGTTACCGTTTGGGGGAATTTTAA
- a CDS encoding DUF4362 domain-containing protein — MKPNPVRMMIMFLLLAMIFGCSVQQEPHANETQPQIPKMTEEPADNDKTVKGADVIDMHGMVENRGQLDAFAGQTEGKQRLVRYTIEGDPIYYDLTHKDGHVELRVDTTQDKFGQGEVRTYSCDKLNHEEMDTLIRYKLTGCNGEQKEMELLEIPFDVSKQDRFEFVLRYGPSGTNEINTVDYKLVKDLGNDQMVEVSDFSIPEQDRQKIYRELVLAGYLNKKKLSSTCKQQDADRYDLNVFINGGNRQFEWKSCDKSVDGRQMTAAVKEIIGIVHAGSIYQSLPKTPAEQGK, encoded by the coding sequence TTGAAACCGAACCCGGTAAGAATGATGATCATGTTTTTGCTGCTCGCAATGATCTTCGGCTGTTCCGTTCAGCAGGAGCCACATGCGAACGAGACGCAGCCCCAAATACCCAAGATGACAGAGGAGCCTGCCGATAACGATAAAACCGTCAAAGGCGCAGATGTGATCGACATGCATGGCATGGTGGAGAACCGCGGGCAGCTTGATGCATTCGCAGGCCAAACAGAGGGCAAGCAGCGGCTTGTCCGGTATACAATTGAAGGCGATCCTATTTATTACGATTTAACGCATAAGGATGGCCATGTTGAACTGCGTGTGGACACGACCCAGGATAAATTCGGACAAGGGGAAGTCAGAACGTATAGCTGTGACAAGCTAAACCATGAAGAAATGGATACGCTTATCCGTTATAAGCTGACAGGCTGCAATGGGGAACAAAAGGAAATGGAGCTGCTGGAGATTCCATTTGACGTCAGCAAGCAGGACCGGTTCGAATTTGTACTGAGGTATGGGCCGTCTGGGACGAACGAAATCAATACAGTGGATTACAAGCTGGTCAAAGATCTCGGGAACGACCAAATGGTGGAGGTCAGTGATTTCAGTATACCGGAACAGGATCGTCAGAAAATTTACAGGGAGCTCGTGCTTGCAGGCTATTTGAATAAGAAAAAGCTGTCTTCCACATGCAAGCAGCAGGATGCGGATCGTTATGATTTAAACGTATTCATTAATGGAGGGAATCGCCAATTCGAGTGGAAATCATGTGATAAAAGCGTGGATGGCAGGCAGATGACTGCCGCTGTGAAGGAAATCATCGGCATCGTGCATGCGGGCTCGATATATCAGTCATTGCCTAAGACGCCTGCGGAACAAGGCAAATAG
- a CDS encoding GbsR/MarR family transcriptional regulator, with product MGLDPMKEEQNAALQKMRKRVIESIGRNMDLYGISLSTGHLYGLLFFADKPMTLDEMGSEMKMSKTSMSTGVRTLLDLKMVNKVWEKGSRKDLYEVEYDWYQTFTDFFDIKWRKSVETNILILRKSMDEIDKIAKEYAEDPEMTDMLQKDKAKLRDAYAYYEWLDRLIDTFENGDIYKLVPKEPPAEG from the coding sequence ATGGGCTTGGACCCGATGAAGGAAGAACAGAACGCTGCGCTTCAGAAAATGCGTAAGCGTGTTATAGAATCGATTGGACGAAATATGGACTTATACGGTATATCCTTATCGACAGGACATCTTTACGGTCTGTTATTTTTTGCGGATAAACCAATGACGCTTGATGAGATGGGCAGCGAAATGAAAATGAGCAAAACCAGCATGAGCACGGGCGTCCGGACGCTGCTGGATTTGAAAATGGTGAACAAGGTATGGGAAAAGGGCTCGCGCAAGGATCTGTACGAGGTTGAATATGACTGGTACCAGACCTTTACCGACTTTTTTGACATCAAATGGAGAAAATCGGTGGAGACGAATATTTTGATTCTCCGCAAATCCATGGACGAAATTGATAAAATAGCTAAAGAATACGCGGAAGATCCAGAGATGACGGATATGCTGCAAAAGGACAAGGCCAAACTGCGGGATGCATATGCTTACTACGAATGGCTGGACAGGCTGATCGATACCTTTGAAAACGGCGACATTTACAAGCTGGTGCCGAAGGAGCCGCCTGCGGAGGGATAA
- a CDS encoding glycine betaine/L-proline ABC transporter ATP-binding protein — MSILQLQKVSKLFGAHADSCVELLEQGWTKERIAKEKSVTVGVNRVSLSIEESEIFVIMGLSGSGKSTLVRMLNRLIEPTSGEILVHGKDLMKMNKEQLRTVRRQTISMVFQKFALFPHRTVLENVEYGLEVQKKDKKLRRDKAAQSLELVGLKGWGDKSPDELSGGMQQRVGLARALANDPEILLMDEAFSALDPLIRRDMQDELLDLQEKMKKTIIFITHDLDEALRIGDRIALMKDGAVVQVGTPEEILTQPANAYVERFVEDVDLSKVLTASHVMRRPETIMADRGPRVALELMRERGISNLFVVDRAKRMLGVITAEDASAAMRVGQSLEDILIVDGPRVQPDVVINELFEITSLAKVPLAVVDDQNRLLGVIVRGAVLGALAGENSSKEVIPDAENTTG; from the coding sequence TTGTCCATCTTACAGCTTCAAAAGGTAAGTAAATTGTTCGGAGCGCATGCAGACTCCTGCGTGGAGCTTCTCGAGCAAGGTTGGACCAAAGAAAGAATAGCAAAAGAAAAATCCGTGACCGTCGGTGTTAATCGTGTCAGTTTGAGCATCGAGGAAAGCGAGATTTTCGTCATCATGGGGTTATCGGGCAGCGGCAAGTCTACACTCGTTCGTATGCTGAACCGCCTCATTGAGCCTACGTCAGGAGAAATCCTGGTACATGGCAAAGATTTGATGAAAATGAACAAGGAGCAGCTCCGGACGGTGCGTCGCCAGACCATCAGCATGGTGTTTCAAAAATTCGCGCTGTTTCCCCATCGCACTGTTCTGGAAAATGTAGAATACGGCCTGGAAGTCCAGAAGAAAGATAAGAAGCTGCGGCGCGACAAAGCTGCGCAATCACTCGAACTGGTCGGACTAAAAGGCTGGGGAGATAAAAGCCCCGATGAGCTGAGCGGCGGAATGCAGCAGCGGGTAGGACTCGCCAGAGCCCTGGCGAATGACCCCGAGATTCTGCTCATGGATGAGGCCTTTAGCGCCCTCGATCCACTGATCCGGCGGGATATGCAGGATGAGCTTCTCGATTTGCAGGAGAAGATGAAGAAAACCATTATCTTCATTACTCATGACCTGGATGAGGCGCTCCGGATTGGCGACCGGATTGCGCTCATGAAGGACGGAGCTGTCGTACAGGTCGGAACGCCTGAGGAGATTTTGACCCAGCCGGCCAATGCTTATGTAGAACGCTTTGTTGAAGATGTCGATCTCTCGAAGGTCCTCACGGCTTCACATGTCATGCGTCGTCCAGAGACGATTATGGCGGACCGTGGTCCTCGTGTCGCCCTTGAACTTATGCGTGAACGAGGCATTTCCAATCTATTTGTCGTAGACCGTGCCAAACGCATGCTTGGTGTCATTACGGCTGAAGACGCTTCGGCCGCCATGCGGGTCGGACAGTCACTGGAGGATATCCTGATTGTAGACGGTCCGCGGGTACAACCGGATGTTGTTATTAATGAGCTTTTCGAAATCACCAGCTTGGCCAAAGTGCCACTTGCGGTTGTTGATGACCAGAACCGTCTCCTTGGCGTCATTGTCCGCGGAGCTGTGCTCGGTGCCCTTGCGGGAGAAAATAGCTCGAAGGAGGTGATTCCGGATGCAGAAAATACCACTGGATGA
- a CDS encoding proline/glycine betaine ABC transporter permease: MQKIPLDEWVQTLVDWMEDHLTVLFNIISAVIEGIVNGFTWLFMLPHPFLFIIILGILAFLVGRLSLTLFSVIGFLLIYNLGYWSQTMDTLSLVITSALISVVLGIPLGIWCAYSKGASRIITPLLDFMQTMPAFVYLLPAVTFFSLGVVPGVIASVIFAIPPTIRLTLLGIQQVSGELTEAADAFGSTSGQKLFKVQLPLALPTLMAGVNQTIMLSLSMVVIASMIGAQGIGAEVYRAVTQLQIGKGFEAGLVVVILAIVLDRFTQRLFKSDKKRGR, translated from the coding sequence ATGCAGAAAATACCACTGGATGAATGGGTTCAGACGCTGGTCGACTGGATGGAGGATCATCTGACGGTTCTATTTAATATTATTTCCGCTGTCATTGAGGGCATTGTCAACGGCTTCACCTGGTTGTTCATGCTGCCTCATCCCTTTCTCTTCATTATCATTCTGGGAATACTGGCCTTCCTGGTCGGACGGTTATCACTGACCCTGTTCTCCGTAATCGGCTTCCTGCTGATCTATAATTTGGGATACTGGTCGCAAACGATGGATACGCTGAGCCTCGTCATCACTTCAGCACTCATTTCCGTTGTGCTTGGTATTCCGCTGGGTATCTGGTGCGCTTACAGCAAAGGTGCATCCCGGATCATTACACCGCTGCTTGATTTCATGCAGACGATGCCGGCATTCGTATATCTGCTGCCTGCCGTTACCTTCTTCAGCTTGGGTGTCGTGCCGGGCGTCATTGCCTCAGTCATCTTTGCGATACCGCCAACGATACGGCTGACGCTGCTAGGCATTCAGCAGGTTTCTGGAGAATTGACGGAAGCAGCCGATGCCTTCGGCTCCACTTCAGGCCAGAAGCTCTTCAAAGTGCAGCTGCCGCTGGCTTTGCCAACACTGATGGCCGGTGTGAACCAGACGATTATGCTGTCGCTGTCCATGGTCGTTATTGCTTCCATGATCGGTGCGCAGGGCATCGGTGCGGAGGTGTACCGTGCGGTGACCCAGCTGCAGATTGGTAAAGGCTTTGAAGCTGGTCTGGTTGTTGTTATTTTGGCCATTGTACTTGATCGTTTTACTCAACGCTTATTCAAATCCGATAAAAAAAGGGGAAGATAA
- a CDS encoding glycine betaine ABC transporter substrate-binding protein, with the protein MKKQGKWMTLLGLAGVLMLSACNTNSSASDTSQDGSSTESFGKQVKYEIIGIDPGAGIMKATNKAIKEYDLSDWKLIEGSGAAMTATLAKDIKNKKPIIITGWTPHWMFSKYDLKYLDDPKKVYGDAEEIHTIARKGLKEDDPTAYAFLDRFEWTSDEMGEIMTAIEEGAKPEDAAKKWADEHADRVNEWIKDLKPVDGKALKLSYVAWDSEIASTNLLQYVLQSKLGYKVTALQVEAGPMWTGVANGDVDATAAAWLPLTHADYMDKFKDKVEDLGANMTGVKTGLVVPSYVDISSIEDLKK; encoded by the coding sequence ATGAAAAAACAAGGTAAATGGATGACACTGCTTGGACTCGCCGGAGTACTAATGCTCTCTGCCTGCAACACAAACAGCAGTGCGAGTGACACATCGCAAGATGGAAGCAGCACGGAATCTTTCGGCAAACAAGTAAAATATGAAATTATCGGCATTGACCCGGGAGCCGGCATCATGAAGGCGACGAACAAAGCCATTAAAGAATATGACTTATCCGACTGGAAGCTGATCGAAGGCTCCGGCGCTGCAATGACGGCCACCCTGGCCAAGGATATCAAGAATAAAAAACCGATTATCATCACCGGTTGGACGCCGCACTGGATGTTCTCCAAGTATGATCTTAAGTATCTCGATGATCCGAAAAAGGTATACGGTGACGCAGAGGAAATTCATACCATTGCCCGTAAAGGACTTAAAGAAGATGATCCAACTGCGTATGCTTTTCTAGACCGCTTCGAATGGACATCCGATGAAATGGGTGAAATCATGACCGCGATTGAAGAAGGCGCAAAGCCTGAGGATGCAGCCAAGAAGTGGGCCGATGAGCATGCCGACCGCGTGAATGAATGGATCAAGGATCTGAAGCCCGTGGATGGCAAAGCATTGAAGCTGAGCTATGTAGCTTGGGATTCGGAAATCGCCAGCACGAATCTGCTTCAATATGTGCTGCAGAGTAAGCTTGGTTACAAGGTTACTGCCCTTCAGGTAGAGGCTGGACCGATGTGGACCGGTGTCGCAAATGGTGACGTGGATGCCACTGCCGCAGCATGGCTCCCGCTCACTCACGCAGACTACATGGATAAGTTCAAGGACAAAGTCGAAGATCTCGGAGCCAACATGACCGGCGTGAAAACCGGACTGGTTGTCCCTTCCTATGTCGACATCAGCTCGATTGAGGATTTGAAGAAATAA
- a CDS encoding DUF6081 family protein yields MEQQKVIGDFHTILSEGEVWKVGGFPLPDGSFWEYREPNAVVIVRNGVLYVRAPLSRENHQIQILDNAKHMYYSVETIKVPESGEVSFELQIRARSENTAPNDLYDGYVSLNLLDFTTGAALDFFAGNDKYASVYAVLPFPGVEVPPSDKTRYFCIFKEDTNFKAREFNTYKITYDRGNDEAIFYLNGEEIRREKNVPIKFNEFTIALGIMTEKDISPEGSVSIHGQTVTAEYSPVTVTINDRADGKKKSKDEE; encoded by the coding sequence ATGGAACAACAAAAAGTCATCGGTGATTTTCATACGATTTTATCGGAAGGCGAAGTTTGGAAAGTGGGTGGATTTCCCCTTCCGGACGGTTCCTTCTGGGAATACCGCGAACCTAATGCGGTCGTCATTGTACGCAACGGTGTTCTGTATGTGCGCGCTCCGCTGAGCCGCGAGAACCACCAGATTCAAATTCTGGATAACGCCAAGCATATGTACTATTCCGTGGAAACCATCAAGGTTCCCGAATCCGGCGAGGTCAGCTTCGAGCTGCAAATCCGTGCACGCAGTGAAAATACGGCGCCGAACGATCTGTATGATGGCTATGTTTCGCTGAATCTGCTGGACTTTACAACCGGCGCGGCTCTGGACTTCTTTGCCGGAAACGACAAGTACGCAAGCGTCTATGCCGTACTTCCTTTCCCGGGAGTAGAGGTGCCGCCATCCGATAAAACGAGATACTTCTGCATCTTCAAGGAAGACACCAACTTCAAAGCCCGCGAGTTCAATACCTACAAAATTACGTATGACCGCGGCAATGACGAAGCGATATTTTACTTGAACGGGGAAGAGATCCGTCGCGAGAAAAATGTGCCGATCAAATTCAATGAATTTACGATCGCACTGGGCATTATGACCGAGAAGGATATTTCGCCGGAAGGCAGCGTGTCCATCCATGGACAAACCGTTACTGCGGAATACTCTCCTGTGACAGTAACGATTAATGATCGTGCGGATGGCAAGAAGAAGTCGAAGGACGAAGAGTAG
- a CDS encoding prenyltransferase, with translation MDMLKQFMKASRFGVVPVMLIPVALGALGAFVWNGVFNVWLFLVTLVGAAAAHLFSNMINDLWDYKSGTDIAAKEAVDAVSTNSGFLTNKVWSIRKFAAVTWGLFALAAICGILLAVFSGIWAFVFGALGGLIAYFYVAPPLKFGYRGKGYSEIAILLSFGVLPVMGAYYVQTSHLDMRALLLSLPIGLLTTLILFNHHFLHWQADRQAGKRTLVVVWGEKRALTFSRFLLLLSVLTLILSVVAGALPVYGLLALPAMIPLYQVYGKLKPQNTSHAYLPLMGASVKSAQLSGLIMIVCLFIQGLI, from the coding sequence GTGGACATGCTCAAACAATTTATGAAGGCATCACGGTTCGGTGTCGTGCCGGTTATGCTCATTCCGGTTGCGCTTGGCGCACTCGGGGCTTTTGTGTGGAACGGGGTGTTCAACGTCTGGCTGTTCCTGGTGACGCTGGTGGGAGCTGCCGCCGCGCATTTGTTCTCCAATATGATCAATGATCTGTGGGACTACAAGAGCGGAACGGACATAGCGGCAAAAGAAGCGGTAGATGCCGTATCGACCAACTCGGGATTCTTGACCAATAAGGTCTGGAGCATCCGCAAGTTTGCAGCTGTAACATGGGGACTGTTTGCATTGGCTGCGATTTGCGGCATCCTGCTTGCGGTATTCTCCGGTATATGGGCATTCGTATTCGGGGCGCTAGGCGGATTAATCGCCTACTTCTACGTGGCTCCTCCGCTGAAATTCGGCTACCGGGGTAAAGGGTACAGTGAGATCGCGATTCTGCTTTCTTTTGGAGTGCTGCCGGTCATGGGTGCTTATTACGTTCAGACCTCTCATTTGGATATGAGAGCCCTGCTGCTGTCGCTGCCAATCGGACTGCTCACAACATTGATTCTGTTCAACCACCACTTCCTGCATTGGCAGGCGGACCGCCAAGCGGGCAAGCGTACGCTGGTTGTCGTATGGGGTGAGAAGAGAGCTCTAACATTCTCAAGATTTTTGCTGCTGCTATCCGTATTAACATTGATTCTGAGTGTGGTTGCTGGTGCGCTTCCGGTGTATGGCCTGCTCGCGCTGCCTGCGATGATTCCTCTCTATCAGGTATATGGCAAGCTGAAGCCGCAAAATACTTCGCATGCTTACTTGCCTTTAATGGGAGCTTCCGTTAAATCCGCACAGCTGAGCGGACTTATTATGATTGTATGCTTATTCATTCAAGGACTGATCTGA
- a CDS encoding discoidin domain-containing protein, with amino-acid sequence MIGFLKRLGFGLMIMLLVLPVIPSGKEKAAAASDSGTNLVLGKSAQASSGKAGNAVDGDAATVWQPLAVDRQDDMNVWISVDMGTTETFNKVMIHLNRADNLKDYQILYSDDGSNWNQAYNKNKDLTSTEAAMFERVSARYMKLNLNLSKDLNVQLSELAVYNSTETPAPAGLKRIYFTDASGKEYPNNAEMRLEKGEKGTLVLKGELDSGQEVDLTSYAKTFIASTQDVSIEPSGSFTANQVGASLVHGVVQAAQELKTNDFWIVVDDPNAFLGESYVMNSTLTHPHMKAEIGQPAMIEPKDVYPSVSAASNINGTLSGELIYNGSKVISQLDSAAVAKGDTKLWTPPGKADNEGRYEIRLKMEQDGKQPVYDSFYFTVWEKKKIPKDQSQIAFLGKDDKMIYVSDYRGNQILDFSNVGYMGGGVKIPEIKVKATVKPGDGDDTARIQAAIDEVAQMPIGKDGFRGAVLLKKGKYEVGGTLKIKASGIVLRGEGQDDKGTLIYGTGANPRNLIEIGENTGLSIDNSTMKTITDLYVPSGSRSFHVDDASSYHVGDTIVVRRIGDKNWIHEIGMDYIYNRPEGTATQWAPFNLDFDRVITAIDGNSITVDAPISNAIERKWGGGQIFKYTDSARIEQVGVENMRADSEFDPSVLDTTMDNGKTDPYYADEKHAERFVVFNSVKNGWLRDVTGYHLSYSLVQMSRNSKWITVQDSKMYDMVSIITGGRRYVIHQMGQLNLAQRIYTETARHAFVVDSRVQGPNVFLDGKAVNNFNTSEPHHRWSVGGLFDNIDAPISIRDRGWLGSGHGWAGANYVSWNTEDELTSQQPPTAQNYAIGHVGPKVPGLVPSDYDPRPRNDGYWESLGKHVKVESLYKQQLLERLGKKALDNIKR; translated from the coding sequence TTGATAGGCTTTTTGAAAAGGCTTGGCTTCGGTCTCATGATCATGCTGCTGGTGCTTCCGGTGATACCCAGCGGCAAAGAAAAAGCAGCGGCAGCCAGTGATTCAGGCACGAATCTGGTGCTCGGCAAATCAGCGCAGGCAAGTTCAGGCAAGGCGGGCAATGCCGTGGATGGCGATGCAGCCACCGTATGGCAGCCGCTTGCGGTAGACCGCCAGGATGATATGAATGTCTGGATATCGGTCGATATGGGCACTACGGAAACCTTCAACAAAGTCATGATTCATCTCAACCGTGCGGATAATCTGAAGGATTACCAAATCCTGTATTCGGACGACGGCAGCAATTGGAATCAGGCATACAACAAAAATAAAGATCTTACTTCGACGGAGGCAGCGATGTTCGAACGTGTTTCGGCAAGATATATGAAACTGAACCTGAATCTGAGCAAAGACCTGAATGTGCAGTTATCTGAGCTTGCGGTGTATAACAGTACGGAAACGCCGGCGCCTGCCGGGCTGAAGCGGATTTATTTTACGGATGCAAGCGGTAAAGAATACCCTAACAATGCCGAAATGCGTCTGGAGAAAGGTGAAAAAGGAACGCTGGTCCTGAAAGGAGAACTCGACTCCGGGCAGGAAGTGGACCTGACGTCATATGCAAAAACCTTTATTGCTTCTACGCAGGACGTAAGCATCGAACCGTCAGGATCGTTTACGGCCAATCAGGTTGGTGCCTCGCTCGTTCATGGCGTTGTGCAGGCAGCACAGGAGCTGAAGACCAATGATTTCTGGATCGTGGTTGACGATCCGAATGCTTTTCTGGGTGAAAGCTATGTGATGAATTCCACGTTGACGCATCCGCATATGAAGGCGGAAATCGGCCAGCCGGCCATGATTGAACCCAAGGATGTATATCCTTCCGTGTCGGCAGCTTCCAATATCAACGGGACGCTCAGCGGCGAGCTGATCTATAACGGTTCCAAGGTGATCTCGCAGCTTGATTCTGCGGCGGTAGCCAAAGGAGATACGAAGCTGTGGACACCGCCGGGCAAAGCGGATAATGAAGGACGTTATGAAATCCGCTTGAAAATGGAACAAGACGGTAAGCAGCCAGTGTACGATTCATTCTATTTCACGGTATGGGAAAAGAAAAAGATTCCGAAAGACCAAAGCCAAATCGCCTTTCTTGGCAAAGATGACAAGATGATTTATGTGAGTGATTATCGCGGCAATCAAATACTGGATTTCTCGAACGTGGGTTATATGGGCGGCGGCGTGAAAATTCCGGAGATTAAGGTAAAAGCGACTGTGAAGCCTGGAGATGGGGACGATACGGCCCGTATTCAGGCAGCTATTGACGAAGTAGCCCAAATGCCAATCGGCAAAGATGGCTTCCGCGGAGCAGTGCTGTTGAAAAAAGGGAAATATGAGGTTGGCGGAACACTGAAAATCAAGGCCAGCGGTATCGTTCTCCGGGGTGAGGGACAGGACGACAAAGGTACGCTGATCTATGGTACGGGGGCGAACCCTCGCAACTTGATTGAAATCGGGGAAAATACAGGCCTGAGCATCGATAACAGCACGATGAAAACGATCACGGATCTGTACGTGCCATCAGGTTCGCGTTCCTTCCATGTGGATGATGCCAGCAGCTATCATGTTGGTGACACCATTGTCGTTCGCCGGATCGGAGACAAGAACTGGATTCATGAAATCGGCATGGATTACATATATAACCGTCCGGAAGGCACCGCGACCCAGTGGGCGCCCTTTAATCTGGATTTTGACCGTGTAATTACTGCCATTGATGGAAACAGCATCACCGTTGATGCGCCGATCTCCAACGCCATTGAGCGTAAATGGGGCGGAGGACAAATTTTCAAATACACGGACAGTGCCCGGATTGAGCAGGTCGGCGTGGAAAATATGCGCGCGGATTCCGAATTTGATCCAAGTGTCTTAGACACAACCATGGACAATGGCAAGACTGATCCGTATTATGCGGATGAAAAGCATGCCGAACGCTTCGTCGTGTTTAACAGCGTGAAAAACGGTTGGTTGCGCGACGTGACCGGATACCATCTGTCATACTCGCTGGTGCAAATGAGCCGTAACTCGAAGTGGATCACGGTGCAGGACAGCAAAATGTATGATATGGTCAGCATTATTACGGGCGGACGCCGTTATGTCATCCATCAAATGGGTCAGCTGAACCTTGCGCAGCGGATTTATACCGAGACGGCACGTCATGCCTTCGTGGTGGACAGCCGCGTGCAAGGCCCGAATGTCTTCCTGGATGGCAAAGCGGTGAATAACTTTAACACGAGCGAGCCGCATCACCGCTGGTCCGTGGGCGGCCTGTTCGACAACATCGACGCGCCGATCTCCATCCGCGATCGTGGCTGGCTTGGAAGTGGTCATGGCTGGGCGGGAGCGAACTATGTTTCCTGGAATACCGAGGATGAGTTGACCTCGCAGCAGCCGCCGACCGCGCAAAATTATGCCATCGGACATGTGGGGCCGAAGGTGCCGGGACTTGTCCCGAGCGACTATGATCCGCGCCCCCGAAATGATGGTTATTGGGAAAGCCTCGGCAAGCATGTAAAGGTTGAGAGTTTGTACAAACAACAGCTGCTGGAGCGGCTTGGCAAGAAGGCGCTGGACAATATTAAGCGATAA